One segment of Cystobacter fuscus DSM 2262 DNA contains the following:
- the cbiE gene encoding precorrin-6y C5,15-methyltransferase (decarboxylating) subunit CbiE gives MKPVVVVGIGDDGCLGLSARAANAVAQARVLVGGKRHLEFYPQFSGERLSFSGGIGPTLERVAELALENQVCVLASGDPLFFGIGAQVARRVGAEHVEFIPHPSSVQLAFGRIGVSWEDAEVISVHGRPREGLCTRLRLLAKVALLTDGENSPPALARHLLDHGVSGFTAWVCESLGNPEERIRCFSLEALAECTDIGPLNVLVLLRTDPSWRPPPRMSFLHEDAFAKRMPKKGLITKREVRLLSLAQLEIRPDSVVWDIGAGSGSVGIEAAMLAPRGRVFAIEVDPEGVSLCRENALAHGVDNVRVIAGRAPEALEGLDAPDAVFVGGSKGSMRDIIDVAFKRLREGGRLVVNAITLDNVAEAYAAFRSYGITPDVTMLNVSRGEPLAHYLRYEAQNPIHIFAATRPAAAQGEAT, from the coding sequence ATGAAGCCGGTGGTGGTGGTGGGCATCGGAGACGACGGGTGTCTGGGCCTGTCGGCGCGCGCGGCCAACGCGGTGGCGCAGGCCCGGGTGCTGGTTGGCGGCAAGCGTCACCTGGAGTTCTACCCCCAGTTCTCCGGGGAGCGCCTCTCGTTCAGTGGCGGCATTGGCCCGACGCTGGAGCGGGTGGCCGAGCTCGCCCTGGAGAACCAGGTGTGCGTGCTCGCCTCGGGGGATCCGCTCTTCTTCGGCATCGGCGCGCAGGTCGCCCGGAGGGTAGGGGCCGAGCACGTGGAGTTCATTCCCCATCCGTCCTCGGTGCAGCTGGCCTTCGGGCGCATCGGCGTGTCCTGGGAGGATGCCGAGGTCATCTCCGTGCACGGCCGTCCGCGCGAGGGGTTGTGCACGCGGCTGCGTCTGCTGGCCAAGGTGGCCCTGCTCACCGATGGTGAGAACTCGCCCCCGGCACTGGCCCGCCACCTCCTGGATCACGGCGTGAGCGGCTTCACGGCCTGGGTCTGCGAGAGCCTCGGCAATCCGGAGGAGCGCATCCGCTGCTTCTCGCTGGAAGCGCTCGCGGAGTGCACGGACATCGGGCCCCTCAACGTGCTCGTCCTCCTGCGCACGGATCCGAGCTGGCGCCCACCGCCGCGCATGTCCTTCCTCCACGAGGACGCCTTCGCCAAGCGCATGCCCAAGAAGGGCCTCATCACCAAGCGCGAGGTGCGCCTGCTGTCCCTGGCCCAGCTGGAGATCCGCCCCGACAGCGTGGTGTGGGACATCGGCGCGGGCTCGGGTTCGGTGGGCATCGAGGCGGCGATGCTCGCTCCCAGGGGCCGTGTCTTCGCCATCGAGGTGGACCCGGAGGGTGTGAGCTTGTGCCGGGAGAACGCGCTCGCCCATGGGGTGGACAACGTGCGCGTCATCGCGGGACGAGCCCCGGAGGCCCTCGAGGGACTGGATGCGCCGGACGCCGTCTTTGTCGGCGGCAGCAAGGGCAGCATGCGCGACATCATCGACGTGGCTTTCAAGCGCCTGCGCGAGGGCGGCCGGCTGGTGGTCAACGCCATCACCCTGGACAACGTGGCCGAGGCCTACGCGGCCTTCCGCTCGTACGGAATCACTCCGGACGTGACGATGCTCAACGTGTCTCGCGGCGAGCCGCTCGCGCACTACCTCCGTTACGAGGCGCAGAACCCCATCCACATCTTCGCGGCCACCCGGCCGGCGGCAGCACAGGGAGAAGCGACATGA
- the cobM gene encoding precorrin-4 C(11)-methyltransferase gives MKVYIIGAGPGDPKLITVRGAELVEQCPVVLYTGSLVPQAVIARARPDARVLDSSSMTLEQIIDVLKEAHAADQDVARVHTGDPSIFGSTAEQMRRLVELGIPYEIIPGVSSFTAAAAVLGKELTLPELSQTVIVTRAEGRTLMPEGEKLEDLARHRATLALFLSAGLIRDVVERLLPSYGPDCPVAVVQKATWPDQKVVRGTLADIGDKVRAERINATAMILVGEVLEAKDFANSRLYDPTFTHRFRKGTEDAP, from the coding sequence ATGAAGGTCTACATCATCGGTGCCGGACCCGGAGATCCCAAGCTCATCACCGTGCGCGGGGCCGAGCTCGTCGAGCAGTGCCCCGTGGTGCTCTACACCGGCTCGCTCGTCCCGCAGGCGGTCATCGCCCGGGCCCGGCCGGATGCGCGGGTGCTCGACTCCTCGTCCATGACGCTCGAGCAGATCATCGACGTCCTCAAGGAGGCCCATGCCGCGGATCAGGACGTGGCCCGCGTGCACACGGGAGATCCGTCCATCTTCGGCTCCACCGCGGAGCAGATGCGCAGACTCGTCGAGCTCGGCATCCCCTACGAGATCATCCCGGGAGTGTCTTCCTTCACCGCCGCGGCCGCGGTGCTGGGCAAGGAGCTGACGCTGCCCGAGCTGTCACAGACGGTCATCGTCACCCGCGCCGAGGGACGCACCCTCATGCCGGAGGGCGAGAAGCTGGAGGATCTGGCGCGCCACCGTGCCACCCTGGCGCTCTTCCTCAGCGCGGGACTCATCCGCGACGTGGTGGAGCGGCTGCTGCCCTCCTACGGGCCGGACTGCCCCGTGGCGGTGGTGCAGAAGGCCACCTGGCCGGACCAGAAGGTGGTGCGCGGCACCCTGGCGGACATCGGCGACAAGGTGCGCGCCGAGCGCATCAACGCGACCGCGATGATCCTGGTGGGCGAGGTGCTGGAGGCGAAGGACTTCGCCAACTCGCGCTTGTACGACCCGACCTTCACCCACCGCTTCCGAAAGGGGACGGAAGATGCGCCCTGA
- the cobJ gene encoding precorrin-3B C(17)-methyltransferase: MAEGGILSVVGIGPGDGAHVTPAALEAIHNAQVVVGYRTYIKLVRHLLEGKEVVQTGMTEEIGRARAAVERARAGANVVLVSSGDAGVYGMAGLVFEVLREIGWKRGDAPTLNLVPGITAANSCASRVGAPLVHDSCTISLSDLLTPWAVIAKRIEAAASSDFVISLYNPASGRRTRQIVEAHSIIRRYREGSTPVALVKGAYREGEKVVMSDLDHFLDYEIGMLTTVIVGNSHTFFFEGYMVTPRGYTRKYTLEGDVLPGQQPGRSLVVREEEV; this comes from the coding sequence ATGGCTGAGGGAGGAATCCTGTCCGTCGTCGGCATCGGGCCGGGCGATGGTGCCCACGTCACCCCCGCCGCCCTGGAGGCCATCCACAATGCCCAGGTGGTGGTGGGCTACCGCACCTATATCAAGCTCGTGCGCCACCTCCTCGAGGGCAAGGAAGTGGTGCAGACGGGCATGACGGAGGAGATCGGCCGGGCCCGCGCCGCGGTGGAGCGTGCTCGGGCCGGTGCCAACGTGGTGCTCGTCTCTTCCGGGGATGCGGGCGTCTACGGCATGGCGGGGCTCGTCTTCGAGGTGCTGCGGGAGATCGGTTGGAAGCGGGGGGATGCACCCACGCTCAACCTGGTGCCCGGCATCACCGCGGCCAACTCCTGCGCCTCGCGCGTGGGGGCTCCGCTGGTCCACGACAGCTGCACCATTTCCCTGTCGGATCTGCTCACGCCGTGGGCCGTCATCGCCAAGCGCATCGAGGCCGCCGCGTCGTCCGACTTCGTCATCTCGCTCTACAACCCCGCGAGCGGGCGGCGCACCCGGCAGATCGTGGAGGCCCACTCCATCATCCGCCGCTACCGCGAGGGCTCCACTCCCGTGGCGCTGGTGAAGGGCGCCTACCGCGAGGGGGAGAAGGTGGTGATGAGCGACCTCGATCACTTCCTGGACTACGAGATCGGCATGCTGACCACGGTCATCGTGGGCAACTCCCACACCTTCTTCTTCGAGGGCTACATGGTGACGCCGCGAGGCTACACGCGGAAGTACACCCTCGAGGGAGATGTGCTCCCGGGGCAGCAGCCGGGCCGTTCACTCGTCGTTCGCGAAGAGGAGGTCTGA
- a CDS encoding cobalt-precorrin 5A hydrolase yields the protein MSLPPARKPYAVYAITLHGLGIAQRLLSGLPGAELYVSEKLMAKAPAGALPMPLPMGPTLSRTFTAYDCHIFIISVGAVVRMIAPLLEDKKVDPAVVCVDDAARFSICVLSGHVGRGNAFTDRVASVLGSTPVVTTASDVRGTLTVDILGRELGWRLDDLERNVTRGCAAVVNETPVLFVQEAGEPSWWPEDKPLPPGVRYTRTLEGVDPAAWEMLLIATDRDIRETHRAQWEKAVIYRPRSLVLGIGCDRGTPEELVERGVTQMLAQALLSPASVKAVATVDLKADEPALLALCQKHGWALQTYPAAELDAVPVPTPSEMVKKHVGTRGVAEPSALLASGASELLVRKQIYTEPGAGRSMTFAVARIPHSPRKELTHG from the coding sequence GTGAGTCTCCCCCCGGCACGCAAGCCCTACGCCGTCTACGCCATCACCCTGCACGGGTTGGGCATCGCCCAGCGACTCCTCTCGGGGCTGCCGGGCGCGGAGCTGTATGTCTCCGAGAAGCTCATGGCCAAGGCCCCCGCGGGCGCCCTGCCGATGCCCCTGCCCATGGGGCCCACCCTGTCGCGCACCTTCACCGCCTACGACTGCCACATCTTCATCATCAGCGTGGGCGCGGTGGTGCGGATGATCGCGCCGCTGCTCGAGGACAAGAAGGTGGATCCGGCGGTGGTGTGCGTCGATGACGCCGCGCGCTTCTCCATCTGCGTGCTGTCGGGACACGTGGGCCGGGGCAATGCCTTCACCGATCGGGTGGCCAGCGTGCTCGGCTCCACCCCGGTGGTCACCACCGCCTCGGACGTGCGGGGCACCCTCACGGTGGACATCCTCGGGCGGGAGCTGGGCTGGCGGCTGGATGATCTGGAGCGCAACGTCACCCGTGGCTGCGCCGCCGTGGTGAACGAGACCCCGGTGCTCTTCGTCCAGGAGGCGGGCGAGCCCTCCTGGTGGCCCGAGGACAAGCCGCTGCCTCCGGGCGTTCGCTACACGCGCACCCTCGAGGGGGTGGACCCGGCGGCGTGGGAGATGCTCCTCATCGCCACCGATCGCGACATCCGCGAGACGCACCGTGCCCAGTGGGAGAAGGCCGTCATCTACCGGCCCCGCAGTCTGGTGTTGGGCATCGGCTGTGACCGGGGCACTCCGGAGGAACTGGTGGAGCGGGGCGTGACCCAGATGCTCGCCCAGGCCCTCCTGTCTCCCGCCTCGGTGAAGGCGGTGGCCACCGTGGACCTCAAGGCGGATGAGCCCGCGCTGCTGGCGCTGTGCCAGAAACATGGCTGGGCGCTCCAGACGTACCCGGCCGCCGAGCTGGACGCGGTGCCCGTGCCCACGCCGTCGGAGATGGTGAAGAAGCACGTGGGCACTCGCGGCGTGGCCGAGCCGTCGGCGCTGCTCGCCTCCGGGGCCTCCGAGTTGCTCGTCCGCAAGCAGATCTACACCGAGCCCGGCGCCGGACGCTCCATGACGTTCGCCGTCGCGCGCATTCCTCATTCCCCTCGAAAGGAGCTCACCCATGGCTGA
- the cobO gene encoding cob(I)yrinic acid a,c-diamide adenosyltransferase, whose translation MNARPTKGLLVVYTGDGKGKTTAALGVVFRALGRGMKPAVVQFIKGKWKTGERTYAETIPGLVFLTMGRGFTWESEDISRDKRAAQEAWAEARRLMTSGEHEVVVLDELTYVLNYGFVPVDEVMEALAARPSHVHVIITGRSAPEPLVAAAELVTEMRNVRHPFEKGIPAQVGLDF comes from the coding sequence GTGAACGCGAGGCCGACGAAGGGACTGCTGGTCGTCTACACGGGAGATGGCAAGGGGAAGACCACCGCCGCGCTCGGCGTGGTGTTCCGCGCGCTCGGCCGGGGGATGAAGCCCGCGGTGGTGCAGTTCATCAAGGGCAAGTGGAAGACGGGCGAGCGCACCTATGCGGAGACCATTCCCGGGCTCGTCTTCCTCACCATGGGCCGGGGTTTCACCTGGGAGAGCGAGGACATCTCCCGGGACAAGCGAGCCGCCCAGGAGGCCTGGGCCGAGGCCCGGCGGCTGATGACGAGCGGCGAGCACGAGGTGGTGGTGCTCGATGAGCTGACGTACGTGCTCAATTACGGCTTCGTCCCCGTGGACGAGGTGATGGAGGCGCTGGCGGCACGGCCCTCCCACGTGCATGTGATCATCACCGGGCGCTCCGCTCCGGAGCCCCTGGTGGCGGCGGCGGAGCTCGTCACCGAGATGCGCAACGTGCGCCATCCCTTCGAGAAGGGCATTCCCGCCCAGGTGGGGCTCGACTTCTGA
- the cobI gene encoding precorrin-2 C(20)-methyltransferase, which translates to MSGVLIGVGVGPGAPDLMTLRAVNTLRSADVIAIPRRSVYDESLAWRIAKDNVGEVPGQERLFLTFPMTKDPERLRPAWEEAYAQLAPRLAAGKKVAFITEGDPLVYSTFIYLLAEVPQRFPGTRTEVVPAVSSITAVPAAVQIPVADGQERIAVLPATYGVEDLTRVLRDFDTVLLMKVSSVMPQVVEALEREGLLDRAVYVSRASTGQEKVVRDLRSIRNDKCDYFSMVMVAKKDRSGVLAGRFAQTAEVAR; encoded by the coding sequence ATGAGTGGCGTGTTGATTGGCGTGGGAGTGGGGCCGGGGGCGCCTGATCTGATGACGCTCCGGGCGGTGAACACGCTCCGCTCGGCGGACGTCATCGCCATCCCCCGGCGCTCTGTCTATGACGAGTCGCTCGCCTGGCGCATCGCCAAGGACAACGTGGGCGAGGTGCCCGGCCAGGAGCGTCTCTTCCTCACCTTCCCGATGACGAAGGATCCCGAGCGGCTGCGGCCCGCCTGGGAGGAGGCCTACGCACAGCTGGCTCCTCGGCTGGCGGCCGGCAAGAAGGTGGCCTTCATCACGGAAGGGGATCCGCTCGTCTACAGCACCTTCATCTACCTGCTGGCGGAGGTGCCCCAGCGCTTCCCCGGAACGCGCACCGAGGTGGTGCCCGCGGTCTCCTCGATCACCGCCGTGCCCGCGGCGGTGCAGATTCCGGTGGCCGATGGCCAGGAGCGCATCGCCGTGCTGCCGGCCACCTACGGGGTGGAGGATCTCACCCGCGTGCTGCGCGACTTCGACACCGTGCTGCTGATGAAGGTGAGCTCGGTCATGCCGCAGGTGGTGGAAGCGCTCGAGCGCGAGGGGTTGCTCGATCGCGCCGTCTACGTGTCGCGGGCCTCCACCGGGCAGGAGAAGGTGGTGCGAGACCTGCGCAGCATCCGCAACGACAAGTGCGATTACTTCTCCATGGTGATGGTGGCGAAGAAGGATCGCAGCGGCGTGCTCGCTGGCCGCTTCGCCCAGACGGCGGAGGTGGCCCGGTGA
- the cobA gene encoding uroporphyrinogen-III C-methyltransferase → MRPERPLRIAITGAAGVGKTTLVNALASRLGLPIVPEETREFVLRTGKRLAQLPVPERAQVLRELWAVRRRREEEQREGFVADNCATDFAAYALQHGCAELVPEFFETPALGGHYDALFVLPWGVIPYERDGIRSDSPMDEMRYQLVLESLVRRSVSAARLHFVPDSHASLEERVRFCEEALGRGRDERRGGFVSLVGAGPGDPGLLTVRARTLLQQAEVVAYDALIPPAVLAEIGPQAERILVGHRNQGSTQAGYRLHPAVLERARAGRHVVRLKQGDPFIFGRGGEEAEELLEAGIAYEVVPGISAALGAAAYAGIPLTHRQYASDVSFVTGHDLEGPRSLTNWEKLGAAGGTLVLFMATRKLEANLARLVECGRSPQTPAAYIAAATSPEQVVVVGTLETLAEQVREHNVLGPPALVVVGEVVRLRERLSWFERQERGT, encoded by the coding sequence ATGCGCCCTGAGCGGCCGTTGCGCATTGCCATCACCGGCGCGGCCGGGGTGGGGAAGACGACGCTCGTGAACGCGCTGGCGAGCCGCCTCGGGCTGCCCATCGTCCCCGAGGAGACGCGGGAGTTCGTCCTGCGCACCGGCAAGCGCCTGGCGCAGTTGCCCGTGCCCGAGCGCGCGCAGGTGCTCCGGGAGCTGTGGGCCGTGCGCCGGCGGCGCGAGGAGGAGCAGCGGGAGGGCTTCGTGGCGGACAACTGCGCCACGGACTTCGCCGCCTATGCGCTCCAGCACGGGTGCGCGGAGCTCGTGCCGGAGTTCTTCGAGACTCCGGCGCTCGGGGGGCACTATGACGCCCTCTTCGTCCTCCCCTGGGGCGTCATCCCCTACGAGCGGGACGGCATCCGGAGTGACAGCCCGATGGACGAGATGCGCTACCAGCTCGTCCTCGAGTCGCTCGTGCGCCGCTCCGTCTCCGCCGCGCGGTTGCACTTCGTTCCGGACTCGCACGCCTCGCTGGAGGAGCGGGTGCGCTTCTGCGAGGAGGCCCTCGGGCGCGGGCGGGACGAACGCCGGGGCGGTTTCGTGTCCCTGGTGGGCGCGGGGCCGGGAGATCCGGGACTGCTCACCGTGCGGGCGCGCACCCTGCTGCAACAGGCGGAGGTGGTGGCCTACGACGCCCTCATCCCCCCGGCGGTGCTCGCGGAGATCGGACCCCAGGCGGAACGCATCCTCGTGGGTCACCGCAACCAGGGCTCCACCCAGGCCGGCTACCGGTTGCACCCGGCGGTGCTCGAGCGGGCCCGCGCCGGGCGGCACGTGGTGCGCTTGAAGCAGGGAGATCCGTTCATCTTCGGGCGAGGCGGTGAGGAGGCGGAGGAGTTGCTCGAGGCGGGCATCGCCTACGAGGTGGTGCCCGGCATCTCGGCCGCGCTCGGCGCCGCCGCCTACGCCGGCATTCCGCTCACCCACCGGCAGTACGCCTCCGACGTGTCCTTCGTCACGGGGCATGACCTCGAGGGGCCTCGCAGCCTCACGAACTGGGAGAAGCTGGGCGCGGCCGGAGGCACGCTGGTGCTCTTCATGGCCACCCGGAAGCTGGAGGCCAACCTGGCCCGGCTGGTGGAGTGTGGACGCAGCCCCCAGACGCCCGCGGCCTACATCGCCGCGGCCACCTCGCCCGAGCAGGTGGTGGTGGTGGGCACCCTGGAGACGCTCGCCGAGCAGGTGCGGGAGCACAACGTGCTGGGGCCGCCAGCCCTGGTGGTGGTGGGCGAGGTGGTGCGGCTGCGCGAGCGCCTCTCGTGGTTCGAACGACAGGAGCGTGGGACGTGA
- a CDS encoding cobalt-precorrin-5B (C(1))-methyltransferase, whose product MSDAPPPRDKRGSRTGFTTGACAAAAAKAATRVLVRGERLTHVETMLPNRQPVTFALHRCEWDGQKALCSVIKDAGDDPDCTHGAELVAEVRLTDDEGRVVLERGEGVGIVTKEGLGLEVGSPAINPVPRRNITDMVLEELPEGRGAVVTLHVPRGEEMALQTLNARLGILGGISILGTSGIVRPYSTSAYKASVVQAIDVARTRGNTELVFTTGGKSEKYAMGLLPHLPEETFIQVGDFIGVAIRHAARRQAACVHIVGMMGKLSKMADGRMQTHAAGSEVNMELLATLAAEAGAPETLVTNIRTANTARHVLELCAANGLTHITGLVCQRVVEQCTRHAGGPLEVRAVLVDFNGTLLGQYPERRHAA is encoded by the coding sequence ATGAGCGACGCGCCTCCTCCTCGGGACAAGCGCGGCTCACGCACCGGTTTCACCACCGGGGCCTGTGCCGCCGCGGCCGCCAAGGCGGCCACTCGCGTGCTGGTGCGCGGCGAGCGTCTCACCCACGTGGAGACGATGCTGCCCAACCGGCAGCCGGTGACGTTCGCCCTGCACCGTTGCGAGTGGGACGGGCAGAAGGCGCTGTGCAGCGTCATCAAGGACGCCGGGGATGATCCGGACTGCACCCACGGCGCGGAGCTGGTCGCCGAGGTGCGGTTGACGGACGACGAAGGCCGGGTGGTGCTCGAGCGGGGCGAGGGCGTGGGGATCGTCACCAAGGAGGGATTGGGGCTCGAGGTGGGCAGTCCGGCCATCAACCCGGTGCCGCGCCGCAACATCACGGACATGGTGTTGGAGGAGCTGCCCGAGGGGCGGGGCGCCGTCGTCACCCTTCACGTCCCCCGAGGCGAGGAGATGGCCCTGCAGACGCTCAACGCGCGCCTGGGCATCCTCGGCGGCATCTCCATCCTCGGCACCAGCGGCATCGTCCGGCCGTACTCCACGTCCGCCTACAAGGCGAGCGTGGTGCAGGCCATCGACGTGGCCCGGACGCGTGGCAACACCGAGCTCGTCTTCACCACGGGAGGCAAGTCGGAGAAGTACGCCATGGGCCTCTTGCCCCACCTCCCGGAGGAGACCTTCATCCAGGTGGGCGACTTCATCGGCGTGGCCATCCGTCATGCCGCCCGGCGCCAGGCGGCGTGCGTCCACATCGTGGGGATGATGGGCAAGCTGTCCAAGATGGCCGATGGGCGCATGCAGACGCACGCGGCCGGCTCTGAGGTGAACATGGAGCTGCTGGCCACCCTGGCCGCCGAGGCGGGAGCGCCGGAGACCCTGGTGACCAACATCCGGACCGCCAACACCGCCCGCCACGTGCTCGAGCTGTGCGCGGCCAACGGCCTCACCCACATCACCGGACTGGTGTGCCAGCGCGTCGTCGAGCAGTGCACCCGTCACGCGGGAGGGCCGCTCGAGGTTCGCGCCGTCCTCGTGGATTTCAACGGCACCTTGCTCGGGCAATACCCCGAGAGGAGACACGCGGCATGA
- a CDS encoding precorrin-8X methylmutase codes for MNDMRQMTTLGRRIEDESFSIIDNEAGPHSYSPGEWQVVRRIIHATADFEFKELARFSPDAIAEGIRALRAGSPVLADVKMILAGLNEERLASYGCRTHCFISDEDVIAAAREAGSTRAIESMRKAHRLGLLNGAIVAVGNAPTALLEVARLVKEEGARPALVIGVPVGFVSAAESKEAVLELSVPHIAVRGRKGGSTIAVSIIHALLMLSADGVKA; via the coding sequence ATGAACGACATGCGGCAGATGACGACGCTCGGGCGTCGCATCGAAGACGAGAGCTTTTCCATCATCGACAACGAGGCCGGTCCGCATTCCTACTCGCCGGGCGAGTGGCAGGTGGTGCGGCGCATCATCCACGCCACCGCGGACTTCGAGTTCAAGGAGCTGGCCCGCTTCTCGCCCGATGCCATCGCCGAGGGCATCCGCGCCCTGCGTGCCGGCAGCCCGGTGCTGGCCGACGTGAAGATGATCCTCGCCGGCCTCAACGAGGAGCGGCTCGCCTCCTATGGCTGCCGGACGCACTGCTTCATCTCGGATGAGGACGTCATCGCCGCGGCCCGTGAGGCGGGCTCCACCCGGGCCATCGAGTCCATGCGCAAGGCGCACCGACTGGGACTGCTCAATGGCGCCATCGTGGCGGTGGGCAACGCGCCCACCGCGCTCCTGGAGGTGGCCCGGCTGGTGAAGGAGGAGGGGGCTCGTCCGGCGCTGGTGATCGGTGTGCCGGTGGGCTTCGTGTCGGCGGCGGAGTCCAAGGAGGCGGTGCTCGAGTTGTCCGTGCCGCACATCGCGGTGCGTGGCCGCAAGGGGGGCAGCACCATCGCCGTGTCCATCATCCACGCGCTGCTGATGCTCAGCGCGGATGGGGTGAAGGCATGA
- a CDS encoding DUF3209 family protein, with protein MACHELAALRLSLMNILGVEDDAERQHELAELGGAAEKPGPVRSLMQARDMANMLRFFDASLVELQEKVSTTRADDPKMPYLRSLLVLTKSVELELKRQNESLQRLWRDLEEVHDFTHEIYPRD; from the coding sequence ATGGCCTGTCATGAACTGGCGGCGTTGCGGTTGTCGCTGATGAACATCCTGGGCGTGGAAGACGACGCCGAGCGGCAGCACGAGCTGGCCGAGCTGGGCGGCGCGGCGGAGAAGCCGGGGCCGGTGCGCTCGCTGATGCAGGCGCGCGACATGGCGAACATGCTGCGCTTCTTCGATGCCTCCCTGGTGGAGCTTCAGGAGAAGGTCTCCACGACCCGGGCGGATGATCCGAAGATGCCCTACCTGCGCTCGCTCCTGGTGCTGACCAAATCGGTGGAGCTGGAGCTGAAGCGCCAGAACGAGTCGCTCCAGCGGCTGTGGCGCGACCTCGAGGAGGTGCACGACTTCACCCACGAAATCTACCCGAGGGACTAG
- a CDS encoding FAD-dependent oxidoreductase, with protein MAVSRTARILSSAPVGERGRLLHLQLQGEEELGFTGGQYLIFNTGVPRADGKAHKRAYSLVSSDADQRTFRICVYRLAEGPGSAMLHEAPVGAELPFSGPWGSFLPDDSTPRNTLVVATDSGITAALGLVHGRAFAPQRERTRLLWFSESPTVFLPADKAREEVEALGCRFQHQDCPPPGHPERIAHIQALALEAARAHAPERVYLVGDGAVLSPLRQALVESGLAMEAIRMESFFNNPSKKAAG; from the coding sequence ATGGCCGTCTCCCGCACCGCTCGCATCCTGTCCTCCGCGCCCGTGGGCGAGCGCGGGAGACTCCTCCACCTGCAACTGCAGGGCGAGGAGGAACTCGGCTTCACCGGGGGCCAGTACCTCATCTTCAACACCGGCGTGCCGCGCGCCGATGGCAAGGCGCACAAGCGCGCCTATTCGCTGGTGTCGAGCGACGCGGACCAGCGCACCTTCCGCATCTGTGTCTACCGGCTCGCCGAGGGCCCCGGCTCGGCCATGCTGCACGAGGCCCCAGTGGGCGCGGAGCTGCCATTCAGCGGACCATGGGGCAGCTTCCTCCCGGATGACTCCACGCCCCGGAACACGCTGGTGGTGGCCACCGACAGCGGCATTACCGCCGCGCTGGGGCTGGTGCACGGCCGCGCGTTCGCCCCGCAGCGCGAGCGGACCCGGCTGCTGTGGTTCTCCGAGTCGCCCACGGTGTTCCTGCCCGCCGACAAGGCTCGCGAGGAGGTGGAGGCGCTGGGCTGCCGCTTCCAGCACCAGGACTGCCCGCCGCCGGGCCATCCGGAACGCATCGCGCACATCCAGGCGTTGGCCCTGGAGGCCGCGCGAGCCCATGCGCCCGAGCGCGTCTACCTCGTCGGGGATGGGGCGGTGTTGAGCCCGCTGCGGCAGGCCCTGGTGGAGTCCGGACTGGCGATGGAAGCCATCCGGATGGAGTCCTTCTTCAACAATCCCTCGAAGAAGGCCGCGGGATGA